A single Argentina anserina chromosome 7, drPotAnse1.1, whole genome shotgun sequence DNA region contains:
- the LOC126803228 gene encoding uncharacterized protein LOC126803228 isoform X1 — MEGLRQLEALCERLYNSQDSVERAHAENTLKCFSVNIEYISQCQYILDNAMTPYALMLASSSLLKQVTDHSLALQLRLDIRSYLVNYLATRGPELQPFVTASLVQLLCRLTKFGWFDDDRFKDVVKESMNFLNQATSDHYAIGLKILNQLISEMNQPNPGLPSTHHRRVACNFRDQSLFQIFQISLTSLRQLENNVESRLRELALSLSLKCLSFDFVGTSVDESSEEFGTVQIPTSWRSVLEDPSTLQVFFDYYTITKAPLSKEALECLVRLASVRRSLFTNDAARSKFLAHLMTGTKEILQTGQGLADHDNYHEFCRLLGRFRVNYQLSELVNVEGYSDWIRLVAEFTLKSLQSWKWASSSVYYLLGLWSRLVTSVPYLKGEAPSLLEEFVPKIAESFITSRFNSVQDGSSDDLSENPLDNVELLQDQLDCFPYLCRFQYESSSLFIINTVEPILQVYTERARMQPSEISDLSVIEAKLAWIVHIVAAILKTKQCTGCSAESQELFDAELSARILQLINVTDSGVHSQRYGEISKQRLDRAILTFFQHFRKSYVGDQAMHSSKQLYARLSELLGLHDHLLMLNAIVGKIATNLKCYTESEEVIGHTLSLFLELASGYMTGKLLLKLDTVKFIVSNHTREHFPFLEEYRCSRSRTTFYFTIGWLIFMEDSPVKFKSSMDPLLQVFINLESTPDAMFRTDNVKYALIGLMRDLRGIAMATNSRRTFGLLFDWLYPAHMPLLLKGILHWFDTPEVTTPLLKFMAEFVQNKAQRLTFDSSSPNGILLFREVSKLIVAYGSRILSLPNVADIYAFKYKGIWISLTILTKALAGNYVNFGVFELYGDRALSDVLDIALKLALSIPLADILAFRKLTRAYFAFLEVLFNSHIVYILNMDTSTFMHIVGSLESGLKGLDTSISSQCASSVDNLAAFYFNNITMGEAPTLPTAVNLARHIADCPNLFPEILKTLFEIVLFEDCGNQWSLSRPMLSLILISEQIFSDLKVRIMASQPADHHQRLSLCFDKLMADVTRSLDSKNRDKFTQNLTVFRNEFRVK; from the exons ATGGAGGGGTTAAGGCAACTGGAGGCTTTGTGTGAGAGGCTGTACAATTCGCAGGACTCGGTGGAACGAGCACACGCCGAAAACACTCTGAAATGCTTTTCTGTCAACATTGAGTACATTTCGCAGTGCCAGTACATTCTCGACAATGCCATGACGCCGTATGCTCTGATGCTCGCTAGCTCTAGTTTGTTGAAGCAAGTCACCGATCACAGCCTCGCCCTGCAGCTTCGTCTCGACATCA GGAGCTACCTTGTTAACTATCTGGCCACTAGAGGACCTGAGCTGCAGCCGTTTGTTACTGCTTCCTTAGTACAACTCTTATGCCGTCTCACCAAGTTTGGGTGGTTTGATGATGACAGATTCAAGGATGTGGTTAAAGAGTCCATGAACTTCTTGAACCAG GCCACTTCTGATCACTATGCTATTGGTCTGAAGATATTAAATCAACTCATCTCTGAGATGAATCAG CCTAATCCAGGATTGCCATCAACGCATCATCGAAGAGTTGCCTGCAACTTCAGGGATCAGTcactttttcaaattttccaaatttctCTAACTTCTTTGCGTCAACTGGAAAACAATG TTGAAAGTCGATTGCGGGAGTTggctctttctctttctctgaaATGTTTATCTTTTGACTTTGTTGGGACATCAGTTGATGAAAGTTCAGAAGAATTTGGTACTGTTCAG ATCCCAACGTCTTGGAGGTCAGTTTTGGAGGATCCTTCAACTCTACAAGTCTTTTTCGATTACTATACCATTACAAAAGCCCCTCTGTCAAAGGAG GCACTGGAGTGCTTGGTGCGACTGGCTTCTGTTAGACGATCTTTGTTTACAAATGATGCTGCTCGTTCAAAGTTTTTGGCCCATTTGATGACGGGAACCAAAGAAATTCTACAAACAGGGCAAG GTCTTGCTGATCATGATAATTACCATGAGTTTTGCCGTCTTCTTGGACGTTTCCGAGTTAATTATCAG TTGTCAGAGCTTGTCAATGTGGAAGGTTATAGTGACTGGATCCGATTAGTAGCAGAGTTCACACTAAAGTCATTGCAATCCTGGAAG TGGGCCAGCAGCAGTGTATATTACCTTTTAGGACTGTGGTCTAGATTGGTGACATCTGTACCATACTTGAAAGGTGAGGCACCCAGCTTGCTTGAAGAATTTGTGCCTAAGATTGCAGAAAGTTTCATCACATCAAGATTTAACTCTGTTCAG GATGGGTCTTCAGATGATCTTTCTGAAAACCCACTGGACAATGTTGAACTTCTTCAGGATCAGTTAGATTGCTTCCCTTACCTCTGCAGATTCCAG TATGAAAGCAGTAGTTTATTCATAATAAACACTGTGGAACCCATTTTACAAGTATACACG GAAAGAGCTCGCATGCAGCCCAGTGAAATCAGTGATCTCTCTGTTATTGAAGCCAAACTTGCTTGGATTGTTCATATAGTTGCTGCTATTCTTAAGACAAAACAATGTACTGGCTGTAG TGCTGAGTCACAAGAACTATTTGATGCGGAACTCTCAGCTCGTATCTTGCAATTAATTAATGTTACTGACAGTGGGGTACACAGCCAG AGATATGGTGAGATAAGCAAGCAACGACTTGACCGTGCAATTCTTACTTTTTTCCAACATTTTCGGAAATCTTATGTTGGTGATCAGGCCATGCACTCTTCGAAG CAGTTGTATGCGCGCCTTTCTGAACTTCTTGGCCTTCATGATCATCTTTTGATGTTGAATGCAATTGTTGGAAAGATTGCTACAAACCTAAAATGTTACACTGAG AGTGAGGAGGTCATTGGTCACACCTTGAGTTTGTTCTTGGAGCTGGCTTCTGG ATACATGACTGGCAAGCTGCTTTTGAAGTTGGATACTGTTAAATTTATAGTGTCCAATCATACT AGGGAGCACTTCCCCTTTCTAGAAGAATATAGATGTTCTCGTAGTAGAACAACTTTCTATTTCACAATTGGCTGGTTAATATTCATGGAAGACAGCCCTGTGAAGTTTAAATCTTCAATGGATCCACTTTTGCAA GTTTTTATCAATCTGGAATCAACTCCAGATGCAATGTTTCGCACTGATAATGTGAAGTATGCATTAATCGGGCTGATGAGGGATCTTCGAGGAATTGCTATGGCCACAAACAG TCGCAGAACGTTTGGACTTTTATTTGATTGGCTGTATCCTGCACACATGCCACTTCTATTGAAGGGCATCTTGCACTGGTTTGACACACCAGAG GTTACTACACCTTTGTTGAAATTCATGGCTGAGTTTGTACAGAACAAAGCCCAGCggttgacttttgactcatcATCTCCTAATGGCATACTTCTTTTCCGAGAAGTGAGTAAACTGATTGTTGCATATGGGTCAAGGATTTTGTCTCTTCCAAACGTGGCTGATATATATGCCTTCAAATACAAGGGAATATGGATATCTTTGACTATTCTCACGAAAG CTCTTGCTGGAAACTATGTCAACTTTGGGGTGTTTGAGCTGTATGGTGATAGAGCACTTTCGGATGTTCTTGATATTGCACTGAAGTTGGCATTGTCAATTCCTTTGGCCGACATATTGGCATTCCGGAAG CTGACAAGAGCCTACTTTGCGTTTTTAGAGGTCTTATTCAACAGCCACATAGTTTACATACTGAATATGGATACCAGTACTTTTATGCATATTGTCGGATCTCTTGAATCTGGCCTCAAAGGTCTTGATACAAGTATCTCATCACAG TGTGCGTCCTCTGTTGATAATTTGGCTGCGTTTTATTTTAACAACATTACCATGGGCGAGGCACCTACATTACCTACTGCAGTAAATCTTGCTCGTCATATTGCGGACTGCCCCAATTTGTTTCCAGAA ATACTGAAGACTttgtttgagattgttttgttcGAGGACTGTGGAAACCAGTGGAGTCTTAGCAGACCAATGCTGAGCTTAATTCTAATTAGTGAACAG ATATTCTCTGATTTGAAAGTACGGATCATGGCTTCTCAG CCAGCGGATCATCACCAGCGGCTTTCCCTGTGTTTTGACAAACTTATGGCAGATGTTACTAGGAGCTTGGATTCAAAGAACAGGGACAAGTTCACCCAAAACCTCACTGTATTTAGGAATGAGTTTCGTGTGAAATAA
- the LOC126803228 gene encoding uncharacterized protein LOC126803228 isoform X2, with the protein MEGLRQLEALCERLYNSQDSVERAHAENTLKCFSVNIEYISQCQYILDNAMTPYALMLASSSLLKQVTDHSLALQLRLDIRSYLVNYLATRGPELQPFVTASLVQLLCRLTKFGWFDDDRFKDVVKESMNFLNQATSDHYAIGLKILNQLISEMNQPNPGLPSTHHRRVACNFRDQSLFQIFQISLTSLRQLENNVESRLRELALSLSLKCLSFDFVGTSVDESSEEFGTVQIPTSWRSVLEDPSTLQVFFDYYTITKAPLSKEALECLVRLASVRRSLFTNDAARSKFLAHLMTGTKEILQTGQGLADHDNYHEFCRLLGRFRVNYQLSELVNVEGYSDWIRLVAEFTLKSLQSWKWASSSVYYLLGLWSRLVTSVPYLKGEAPSLLEEFVPKIAESFITSRFNSVQDGSSDDLSENPLDNVELLQDQLDCFPYLCRFQYESSSLFIINTVEPILQVYTERARMQPSEISDLSVIEAKLAWIVHIVAAILKTKQCTGCSAESQELFDAELSARILQLINVTDSGVHSQRYGEISKQRLDRAILTFFQHFRKSYVGDQAMHSSKLYARLSELLGLHDHLLMLNAIVGKIATNLKCYTESEEVIGHTLSLFLELASGYMTGKLLLKLDTVKFIVSNHTREHFPFLEEYRCSRSRTTFYFTIGWLIFMEDSPVKFKSSMDPLLQVFINLESTPDAMFRTDNVKYALIGLMRDLRGIAMATNSRRTFGLLFDWLYPAHMPLLLKGILHWFDTPEVTTPLLKFMAEFVQNKAQRLTFDSSSPNGILLFREVSKLIVAYGSRILSLPNVADIYAFKYKGIWISLTILTKALAGNYVNFGVFELYGDRALSDVLDIALKLALSIPLADILAFRKLTRAYFAFLEVLFNSHIVYILNMDTSTFMHIVGSLESGLKGLDTSISSQCASSVDNLAAFYFNNITMGEAPTLPTAVNLARHIADCPNLFPEILKTLFEIVLFEDCGNQWSLSRPMLSLILISEQIFSDLKVRIMASQPADHHQRLSLCFDKLMADVTRSLDSKNRDKFTQNLTVFRNEFRVK; encoded by the exons ATGGAGGGGTTAAGGCAACTGGAGGCTTTGTGTGAGAGGCTGTACAATTCGCAGGACTCGGTGGAACGAGCACACGCCGAAAACACTCTGAAATGCTTTTCTGTCAACATTGAGTACATTTCGCAGTGCCAGTACATTCTCGACAATGCCATGACGCCGTATGCTCTGATGCTCGCTAGCTCTAGTTTGTTGAAGCAAGTCACCGATCACAGCCTCGCCCTGCAGCTTCGTCTCGACATCA GGAGCTACCTTGTTAACTATCTGGCCACTAGAGGACCTGAGCTGCAGCCGTTTGTTACTGCTTCCTTAGTACAACTCTTATGCCGTCTCACCAAGTTTGGGTGGTTTGATGATGACAGATTCAAGGATGTGGTTAAAGAGTCCATGAACTTCTTGAACCAG GCCACTTCTGATCACTATGCTATTGGTCTGAAGATATTAAATCAACTCATCTCTGAGATGAATCAG CCTAATCCAGGATTGCCATCAACGCATCATCGAAGAGTTGCCTGCAACTTCAGGGATCAGTcactttttcaaattttccaaatttctCTAACTTCTTTGCGTCAACTGGAAAACAATG TTGAAAGTCGATTGCGGGAGTTggctctttctctttctctgaaATGTTTATCTTTTGACTTTGTTGGGACATCAGTTGATGAAAGTTCAGAAGAATTTGGTACTGTTCAG ATCCCAACGTCTTGGAGGTCAGTTTTGGAGGATCCTTCAACTCTACAAGTCTTTTTCGATTACTATACCATTACAAAAGCCCCTCTGTCAAAGGAG GCACTGGAGTGCTTGGTGCGACTGGCTTCTGTTAGACGATCTTTGTTTACAAATGATGCTGCTCGTTCAAAGTTTTTGGCCCATTTGATGACGGGAACCAAAGAAATTCTACAAACAGGGCAAG GTCTTGCTGATCATGATAATTACCATGAGTTTTGCCGTCTTCTTGGACGTTTCCGAGTTAATTATCAG TTGTCAGAGCTTGTCAATGTGGAAGGTTATAGTGACTGGATCCGATTAGTAGCAGAGTTCACACTAAAGTCATTGCAATCCTGGAAG TGGGCCAGCAGCAGTGTATATTACCTTTTAGGACTGTGGTCTAGATTGGTGACATCTGTACCATACTTGAAAGGTGAGGCACCCAGCTTGCTTGAAGAATTTGTGCCTAAGATTGCAGAAAGTTTCATCACATCAAGATTTAACTCTGTTCAG GATGGGTCTTCAGATGATCTTTCTGAAAACCCACTGGACAATGTTGAACTTCTTCAGGATCAGTTAGATTGCTTCCCTTACCTCTGCAGATTCCAG TATGAAAGCAGTAGTTTATTCATAATAAACACTGTGGAACCCATTTTACAAGTATACACG GAAAGAGCTCGCATGCAGCCCAGTGAAATCAGTGATCTCTCTGTTATTGAAGCCAAACTTGCTTGGATTGTTCATATAGTTGCTGCTATTCTTAAGACAAAACAATGTACTGGCTGTAG TGCTGAGTCACAAGAACTATTTGATGCGGAACTCTCAGCTCGTATCTTGCAATTAATTAATGTTACTGACAGTGGGGTACACAGCCAG AGATATGGTGAGATAAGCAAGCAACGACTTGACCGTGCAATTCTTACTTTTTTCCAACATTTTCGGAAATCTTATGTTGGTGATCAGGCCATGCACTCTTCGAAG TTGTATGCGCGCCTTTCTGAACTTCTTGGCCTTCATGATCATCTTTTGATGTTGAATGCAATTGTTGGAAAGATTGCTACAAACCTAAAATGTTACACTGAG AGTGAGGAGGTCATTGGTCACACCTTGAGTTTGTTCTTGGAGCTGGCTTCTGG ATACATGACTGGCAAGCTGCTTTTGAAGTTGGATACTGTTAAATTTATAGTGTCCAATCATACT AGGGAGCACTTCCCCTTTCTAGAAGAATATAGATGTTCTCGTAGTAGAACAACTTTCTATTTCACAATTGGCTGGTTAATATTCATGGAAGACAGCCCTGTGAAGTTTAAATCTTCAATGGATCCACTTTTGCAA GTTTTTATCAATCTGGAATCAACTCCAGATGCAATGTTTCGCACTGATAATGTGAAGTATGCATTAATCGGGCTGATGAGGGATCTTCGAGGAATTGCTATGGCCACAAACAG TCGCAGAACGTTTGGACTTTTATTTGATTGGCTGTATCCTGCACACATGCCACTTCTATTGAAGGGCATCTTGCACTGGTTTGACACACCAGAG GTTACTACACCTTTGTTGAAATTCATGGCTGAGTTTGTACAGAACAAAGCCCAGCggttgacttttgactcatcATCTCCTAATGGCATACTTCTTTTCCGAGAAGTGAGTAAACTGATTGTTGCATATGGGTCAAGGATTTTGTCTCTTCCAAACGTGGCTGATATATATGCCTTCAAATACAAGGGAATATGGATATCTTTGACTATTCTCACGAAAG CTCTTGCTGGAAACTATGTCAACTTTGGGGTGTTTGAGCTGTATGGTGATAGAGCACTTTCGGATGTTCTTGATATTGCACTGAAGTTGGCATTGTCAATTCCTTTGGCCGACATATTGGCATTCCGGAAG CTGACAAGAGCCTACTTTGCGTTTTTAGAGGTCTTATTCAACAGCCACATAGTTTACATACTGAATATGGATACCAGTACTTTTATGCATATTGTCGGATCTCTTGAATCTGGCCTCAAAGGTCTTGATACAAGTATCTCATCACAG TGTGCGTCCTCTGTTGATAATTTGGCTGCGTTTTATTTTAACAACATTACCATGGGCGAGGCACCTACATTACCTACTGCAGTAAATCTTGCTCGTCATATTGCGGACTGCCCCAATTTGTTTCCAGAA ATACTGAAGACTttgtttgagattgttttgttcGAGGACTGTGGAAACCAGTGGAGTCTTAGCAGACCAATGCTGAGCTTAATTCTAATTAGTGAACAG ATATTCTCTGATTTGAAAGTACGGATCATGGCTTCTCAG CCAGCGGATCATCACCAGCGGCTTTCCCTGTGTTTTGACAAACTTATGGCAGATGTTACTAGGAGCTTGGATTCAAAGAACAGGGACAAGTTCACCCAAAACCTCACTGTATTTAGGAATGAGTTTCGTGTGAAATAA
- the LOC126803233 gene encoding pentatricopeptide repeat-containing protein At2g19280, producing the protein MRVLSSITNVCATRMKLLLRRTSTMRHCFCDNFNLCSISSSSNERNVDDVDDGVMTSIMLILSKRPWSLDCQNGYNIYRNYFNVVQILDYLFEESLDANLALCFFKWSECCTGSKHTLWTICRMVHILVSGNMKHRALDLLRLLVRNYAEEEMCGLLLEVLYGTHNEKRVLEIVCSMLVDQYIKEGMVNLALNVTDGMKQLKIFPTGGVCNTLLRVLLKLNKLDSAWDFLEILQTRGGLNSSIINLFIRKFCSEGDLRSGFKFPVEMKKCGIQPDVVSYTIIIHSLCKMSYTKEATMLLFKMLQMGITPDSVLISSIIHGHCQLKQREAAIKILKTFRPPLNIFVYTSFISNLCSDGNMHEASGLFLEMSEFGLVPDCVCYSTIIGAYCKVKDMNRAFLYFGKMLKGGITPLANTYTLLIDAYCKSGDTEMAEHVFHVMLSEGVLPDIVTYNTLMDGYGRKGQLQKVFGVLDMINSSSVSPDVVTYNTLIHSLATRGFANEAKQIMIELIRRGFSLDVASFTNVIDGFSKKGNFEEAFFVWFCMSEHDVKPDVVTCSALLNGYCRKHQMEQANVLFRKMLDIGLHPDLILYNTLIRGFCSVGSIDDACNLICMMVENGIIPNHITHQALVLGFRKAGVRNPILVAAHKLQDILLRYGIPAAEYLIAESCTHFGASLANQSVDQYTENV; encoded by the exons ATGAGGGTGTTGTCGTCGATTACAAATGTGTGTGCTACTCGTATGAAGCTGTTGTTAAGGAGGACAAGTACAATGAGACATTGTTTCTGTGATAACTTCAATCTGTGTTCCATATCTAGTTCAAG TAACGAGAGAAATGTCGATGATGTCGATGATGGTGTAATGACAAGTATTATGTTAATACTCTCAAAACGTCCATGGAGTCTCGATTGTCAAAATGGGTATAATATCTATCGGAATTACTTCAATGTAGTACAAATTTTGGACTATTTGTTTGAGGAGAGTTTGGATGCTAATCTTGCTCTGTGCTTTTTCAAGTGGTCAGAATGTTGCACTGGATCAAAACATACACTTTGGACTATATGTCGAATGGTACATATTTTGGTTTCCGGAAACATGAAACATAGAGCACTGGACTTGCTACGGCTTCTTGTGAGGAATTATGCTGAAGAGGAAATGTGTGGTTTGTTACTGGAAGTTCTTTATGGAACCCATAACGAAAAAAGGGTTTTAGAAATTGTGTGTAGCATGCTAGTGGATCAGTATATTAAGGAAGGCATGGTGAACTTGGCTCTGAATGTAACAGATGGaatgaagcagttaaagatTTTTCCTACTGGTGGAGTTTGCAACACTTTGCTACGAGTATTATTAAAACTAAACAAGTTGGACTCTGCATGGGATTTCTTGGAAATTTTGCAGACAAGAGGAGGTCTAAATTCTTCTATCATCAATCTCTTCATTCGTAAGTTCTGTAGTGAGGGTGATCTCAGAAGTGGTTTCAAGTTTCCTGTTGAAATGAAAAAGTGTGGGATTCAACCTGATGTTGTTTCATATACAATCATTATTCATTCCCTTTGCAAGATGTCTTATACGAAGGAAGCCACTATGTTATTGTTTAAGATGCTGCAGATGGGTATAACTCCTGATTCAGTCTTGATTAGTTCAATTATTCATGGCCACTGTCAGTTGAAACAGAGAGAAGCTGCAATTAAGATACTGAAGACCTTCCGTCCTCCTCTAAATATTTTTGTGTACACTAGCTTTATTTCAAACCTATGTTCAGATGGCAACATGCATGAAGCTTCTGGGCTGTTTCTTGAGATGTCTGAGTTTGGCTTAGTCCCAGATTGTGTTTGTTACTCAACTATTATAGGAGCCTACTGCAAAGTGAAAGACATGAATAGAGCATTTCTGTATTTTGGAAAAATGTTAAAAGGTGGAATTACACCATTGGCTAACACATACACATTGCTCATCGATGCTTACTGCAAATCTGGAGATACGGAAATGGCAGAACATGTGTTTCATGTTATGCTTTCAGAGGGTGTGCTACCTGATATTGTTACTTACAACACTTTAATGGATGGCTATGGAAGAAAGGGACAATTACAAAAGGTGTTTGGCGTCTTAGATATGATCAATTCTTCTAGTGTTTCCCCTGATGTTGTTACATATAACACTCTCATTCATAGTCTTGCCACAAGAGGATTTGCGAATGAGGCAAAACAAATCATGATTGAGCTTATCAGGAGGGGTTTCTCCCTGGATGTAGCGTCATTCACTAATGTTATAGACGGATTCTCAAAGAAGGGGAACTTTGAGGAAGCCTTTTTTGTGTGGTTCTGCATGAGTGAGCATGATGTCAAACCAGATGTAGTGACATGCAGTGCTCTTCTCAATGGATACTGTAGGAAACATCAAATGGAACAGGCCAATGTTTTATTTCGCAAGATGCTTGATATTGGATTACATCCAGACCTGATACTGTATAACACTTTGATTCGTGGATTTTGTAGTGTTGGGAGCATTGATGATGCTTGCAACTTGATATGTATGATGGTTGAAAATGGTATTATTCCCAACCACATTACTCACCAAGCACTTGTCCTTGGTTTCAGGAAAGCGGGGGTTAGGAACCCTATATTAGTGGCAGCTCATAAGTTGCAAGATATTCTTCTTAGATATGGTATTCCTGCTGCTGAATATTTAATAGCAGAAAGCTGCACCCATTTTGGAGCATCTTTAGCAAATCAATCTGTAGATCAATACACAGAAAATGTTTAG